One part of the Corallococcus soli genome encodes these proteins:
- a CDS encoding diacylglycerol/lipid kinase family protein: protein MLVQPLRSTDFRRAPSALPSAEPKVAVMLNANARKVDARVVKLLSHVVPEEDLFLSRSPLDARRIAQTVLERGYPTVFTGGGDGTFMGFVNEVLQQVGPRGKFAGQAAPRFGILKLGTGNGIAAFVNASSTRGDGILNDVVRARAAEFPSVRAMDLVQVDGQRAPFAGLGVDGKVLNDYIAVKETLGKGMFKRVMSGGGGYFSAVAFKTVPHYLTSSVLVECEVVNGAAEAYRLGAEGHEVGGPIAPGAVLFRGKLMMAAAGTMPFYGYGFRMFPYANDRRGYLQLRLGQVSPTQVLANLPRLWNGRWAPEGLHDFHAKDVTIRFARPMPFQVGGDAAGYREQVTLSVAPESIELLDFNGIQ, encoded by the coding sequence ATGCTGGTCCAGCCCCTTCGTTCCACGGACTTCCGCCGCGCCCCATCGGCGCTTCCGTCCGCCGAGCCGAAGGTCGCGGTCATGCTGAACGCGAACGCCCGCAAGGTGGACGCCCGGGTGGTCAAGCTGCTGTCGCACGTGGTGCCGGAGGAGGACCTCTTCCTGTCGCGCTCGCCCCTGGACGCGCGCCGCATCGCGCAGACGGTGCTGGAGCGGGGCTACCCCACGGTGTTCACCGGCGGCGGCGACGGCACCTTCATGGGCTTCGTCAATGAGGTGCTGCAGCAGGTGGGCCCGCGCGGGAAGTTCGCCGGGCAGGCCGCGCCGCGCTTCGGCATCCTCAAGCTGGGCACGGGCAACGGCATCGCGGCGTTCGTCAACGCCTCCAGCACCCGGGGCGACGGCATCCTCAACGACGTGGTGCGGGCCCGCGCGGCGGAGTTCCCCAGCGTGCGCGCCATGGACCTGGTGCAGGTGGACGGCCAGCGCGCGCCCTTCGCGGGGCTGGGCGTGGATGGCAAGGTGCTCAACGACTACATCGCCGTGAAGGAGACCCTGGGCAAGGGCATGTTCAAGCGGGTCATGTCCGGCGGCGGCGGCTACTTCTCCGCGGTGGCCTTCAAGACGGTGCCGCACTACCTCACCAGCTCCGTGCTGGTGGAGTGCGAGGTCGTCAACGGCGCGGCGGAGGCGTACCGGCTGGGCGCGGAGGGCCACGAGGTGGGCGGCCCCATCGCTCCGGGCGCGGTGCTCTTCCGGGGCAAGCTGATGATGGCCGCCGCGGGCACCATGCCCTTCTACGGCTACGGCTTCCGCATGTTCCCGTACGCGAATGACCGCCGGGGCTACCTCCAGCTGCGCCTGGGGCAGGTGTCGCCCACGCAGGTGCTGGCCAACCTGCCCCGCCTCTGGAACGGCCGCTGGGCCCCGGAAGGCCTGCACGACTTCCACGCGAAGGACGTCACCATCCGCTTCGCGCGCCCCATGCCCTTCCAGGTGGGCGGCGACGCGGCCGGCTACCGCGAGCAGGTCACGCTGTCGGTGGCCCCTGAATCCATCGAGCTGCTCGACTTCAACGGCATCCAGTAG
- a CDS encoding SAM-dependent methyltransferase, with protein sequence MSPAEPFPLYHPPGAQRAFGSDDATRRFAKVAQLDPGARVLVLGCGPEGSAAVLLAQELRCSVVAVDTDEALVSPVRERVRSQGLSDRIEVRRVAPDALGMLDGPFHGILVPGRVQYPLDVSLRVFRQLLGKRGRVGFTFPARVGRFTPKPVLDFWEKRLGAPLLLPRELLQALEGAGYEPESVESLHDTELDALYRDMEAHLPQAASPESAAFREELALHQEHNHKPGVSYAFAVGRRKEPGEKPPASRDRG encoded by the coding sequence ATGAGTCCCGCCGAGCCATTCCCGCTGTACCACCCGCCGGGTGCGCAGCGCGCGTTCGGCTCCGACGACGCCACGCGCCGCTTCGCCAAGGTGGCCCAGCTGGACCCCGGCGCCCGCGTGCTGGTGCTCGGCTGCGGGCCGGAGGGCAGCGCCGCCGTGCTGCTGGCCCAGGAGCTGCGCTGCTCCGTGGTGGCCGTGGACACCGACGAAGCCCTGGTGTCCCCCGTGCGCGAGCGCGTGCGCTCCCAGGGCCTGTCGGATCGCATCGAGGTGCGCCGCGTGGCCCCGGACGCCCTGGGCATGCTGGACGGGCCCTTCCACGGCATCCTCGTGCCGGGGCGCGTGCAGTACCCGCTGGACGTGTCGCTGCGCGTGTTCCGCCAGCTGCTGGGCAAGCGGGGCCGCGTTGGCTTCACCTTCCCGGCGCGCGTGGGCCGCTTCACGCCCAAGCCGGTGCTCGACTTCTGGGAGAAGCGCCTGGGCGCGCCGCTGCTCCTGCCGCGCGAGCTGCTCCAGGCCCTGGAGGGCGCGGGCTACGAGCCGGAGTCCGTGGAGTCGCTGCACGACACGGAGCTGGACGCGCTCTACCGGGACATGGAAGCGCACCTGCCGCAGGCCGCCTCCCCGGAGAGCGCCGCCTTCCGCGAGGAGCTGGCCCTGCACCAGGAGCACAACCACAAGCCGGGCGTCAGCTATGCGTTCGCGGTGGGGCGGCGCAAGGAGCCGGGCGAGAAGCCCCCCGCGTCACGCGACCGGGGCTGA
- a CDS encoding thiol-disulfide oxidoreductase DCC family protein: MTTLQTTPPGHDVVLYDSHCRVCSGAAREMRKLVGNQGTQLLSFRDEGVLEAFPGVTAERCEKAMQLIQADGRVLEGAEAIVRALGRRPLGRLLYVYYVPGVRQLSDVVYGMVARYRFRIAGRNCPDGACAVHFK; this comes from the coding sequence GTGACGACGCTCCAGACAACGCCGCCGGGACATGACGTGGTCCTCTACGACAGCCACTGCCGTGTCTGCAGTGGGGCCGCCAGGGAGATGCGGAAGCTGGTGGGCAACCAGGGCACGCAGCTGCTCTCGTTCCGCGACGAGGGGGTCCTGGAGGCCTTCCCCGGCGTCACCGCCGAGCGGTGCGAGAAGGCCATGCAGCTCATCCAGGCGGATGGCCGGGTCCTGGAGGGGGCGGAGGCCATCGTGCGGGCGCTGGGACGACGCCCGCTGGGCCGGCTGCTCTACGTGTACTACGTGCCGGGGGTGCGCCAGCTCTCGGACGTGGTCTATGGGATGGTGGCCCGCTACCGCTTCCGCATCGCGGGTCGCAACTGCCCCGACGGGGCCTGCGCGGTGCACTTCAAATAG
- a CDS encoding AAA family ATPase — protein sequence MTSPPPYLQAAQCFRRFFGELRETYLERETLFTQIELALLCREHVLVVGPPGTAKSAVASAVLGRITDETSGLPSLFSKQIAESTLQTDLIGPVDFKVLTETGRTEYLTDEGMLGSVHAFLDEVFDGRDMLLRSILNVMYERELKHGRKVTAGRTECVVMTSNRYLTDVLARSPELLLAFADRLSFICFVPKAFARRESRAAMLHRFVHGTRPDLRATLTLQQLDLLQDAVAQVRVPGNVLEGVEMLTDALERSLVAQVSKLPDYVPTKYFSQRSVVKALWTLKAAVVRDQIYRRPDRSLEATVEDLDALRWFFLLGGPPAAEADALLKAAVDPRERAQLEIVRLEQRTFDEVLGKVRQELGGGVEREATTLAATDDVNAAEALSRNWQAGVVSSTARGVLAKLVPGPRHGQNRAPLLVAARALVAALDQRLARGMAGQGEGRGGVALLTAIRDVLELCRAVPELRSGHAALCEASARFLEQALEMSASAAEGLAFEDGVKMEWLVGLAENLEEELGVMGSLAVLLTETVPALHEPLREADRNTRLRVVTALRRRVSAAFPAGASRGRKDPLDALSADSRRLTQLEKALTALDPSQAGLKQELLKPLSVAYAREVLGATPFERIEQYGRAVQAVAENLRREGVTAEPVLVECRDLMETRLREHARVLSREVASPPPAPTAVLSGEAYTYYRGELSTQAPDGELAALVGLDSQLMAARPPSAAAFLSDSVRAAIAEAELSFLQSRIKYLRSWLTQLLSALPTPESLTARGDAERTFERLVRSRFPLLALKEGELVRLKATLGILEALPGELGGSARKLTTQLRGIDEDFGRFSRQVLERRAAL from the coding sequence GTGACCTCGCCTCCTCCCTACCTGCAGGCCGCCCAGTGCTTTCGTCGCTTCTTCGGGGAGCTCCGGGAGACGTATCTGGAGCGCGAGACGCTCTTCACGCAGATCGAGCTGGCGCTCCTGTGCCGGGAGCACGTGCTGGTGGTGGGGCCTCCCGGCACGGCCAAGAGCGCGGTGGCCAGCGCCGTCCTGGGCCGCATCACCGACGAGACGTCGGGGCTGCCCTCGCTGTTCTCCAAGCAGATCGCTGAATCCACCCTGCAGACGGACCTCATCGGGCCGGTGGACTTCAAGGTCCTCACGGAGACGGGGCGCACGGAGTACCTCACCGACGAGGGCATGCTGGGCTCGGTGCACGCGTTCCTGGACGAGGTCTTCGACGGCCGGGACATGCTGCTGCGCTCCATCCTCAACGTGATGTACGAGCGGGAGCTGAAGCACGGGCGCAAGGTGACGGCCGGCCGCACCGAGTGCGTCGTGATGACGAGCAACCGCTACCTCACGGATGTGCTCGCGCGCTCGCCGGAGCTGTTGCTGGCGTTCGCGGACCGGCTGAGCTTCATCTGCTTCGTGCCCAAGGCCTTCGCCCGGCGGGAGAGCCGGGCCGCGATGCTGCACCGCTTCGTGCACGGAACGCGGCCGGACCTGCGCGCCACGCTGACGTTGCAGCAGTTGGATCTGCTCCAGGACGCGGTGGCGCAGGTGAGGGTGCCCGGCAACGTGCTCGAAGGCGTGGAGATGCTGACGGACGCGCTGGAGCGCTCGCTGGTGGCGCAGGTGTCGAAGCTGCCGGACTACGTGCCCACGAAGTACTTCTCCCAGCGGTCGGTGGTGAAGGCGCTGTGGACGCTGAAGGCGGCGGTGGTGCGCGATCAGATCTACCGCCGTCCGGACCGGTCGCTGGAGGCGACGGTGGAGGACCTGGACGCGCTGCGCTGGTTCTTCCTGCTCGGAGGCCCGCCCGCGGCGGAGGCGGACGCGCTGCTCAAGGCGGCGGTGGACCCCCGGGAGCGGGCGCAGCTGGAGATCGTCCGGTTGGAGCAGCGCACCTTCGACGAGGTGCTGGGCAAGGTGCGCCAGGAGCTGGGCGGGGGCGTGGAGCGCGAGGCGACGACGCTCGCGGCCACCGACGACGTGAACGCCGCGGAAGCGCTGAGCCGCAACTGGCAGGCGGGCGTGGTGTCCAGCACCGCGCGCGGCGTGCTGGCCAAGCTGGTGCCGGGCCCGCGCCACGGCCAGAACCGGGCGCCGCTGTTGGTCGCGGCGCGCGCGCTGGTGGCGGCGCTGGACCAGCGGCTGGCGCGGGGCATGGCGGGGCAGGGGGAGGGAAGGGGCGGCGTGGCGCTGCTCACCGCCATCCGCGACGTCCTGGAGCTGTGCCGCGCCGTGCCGGAGCTGCGGTCGGGCCACGCCGCGCTGTGCGAAGCGTCCGCGCGGTTCCTGGAGCAGGCGCTGGAGATGAGCGCGTCCGCGGCGGAGGGGCTGGCCTTCGAGGACGGCGTGAAGATGGAGTGGCTGGTCGGGCTCGCGGAGAACCTGGAGGAGGAGCTGGGGGTGATGGGCTCGCTGGCGGTGCTCCTGACGGAGACCGTGCCCGCCCTGCACGAGCCGCTGCGCGAGGCCGACCGGAACACCCGCCTCCGGGTGGTGACGGCGCTGCGGCGGCGGGTGTCGGCGGCGTTCCCCGCGGGGGCGTCCCGGGGGCGCAAGGATCCGCTGGATGCGCTCTCCGCGGACTCGCGGCGCCTCACGCAGTTGGAGAAGGCGCTGACGGCGTTGGACCCCTCGCAGGCGGGCTTGAAGCAGGAGCTGCTCAAGCCGCTGAGCGTGGCGTACGCGCGCGAGGTGCTGGGCGCGACCCCGTTCGAGCGCATCGAGCAGTATGGCCGCGCGGTGCAGGCGGTGGCGGAGAACCTGCGGCGCGAGGGCGTGACGGCCGAGCCGGTGCTCGTCGAGTGCCGCGACCTGATGGAGACGCGCCTTCGGGAGCACGCCCGCGTGCTGTCGCGCGAGGTGGCCAGTCCCCCGCCCGCGCCCACGGCGGTGCTCAGCGGCGAGGCGTACACCTACTACCGGGGCGAGCTGTCCACGCAGGCGCCGGATGGGGAGCTGGCGGCGCTGGTGGGGCTGGACAGTCAGTTGATGGCGGCGCGTCCCCCTTCCGCGGCGGCGTTCCTCTCCGACTCGGTGCGCGCGGCGATCGCGGAGGCGGAGCTGTCCTTCCTCCAGTCCCGCATCAAGTACCTGCGCAGCTGGTTGACGCAGTTGTTGTCCGCGCTGCCGACCCCGGAGTCCCTGACCGCGCGTGGCGACGCGGAGCGCACCTTCGAGCGACTGGTGCGCAGCCGCTTCCCGCTGCTCGCGCTCAAGGAGGGCGAGCTCGTGCGGCTCAAGGCCACCCTGGGCATCCTGGAGGCGCTCCCGGGTGAGCTGGGAGGCAGCGCGCGCAAGCTGACCACCCAGCTTCGCGGCATCGACGAGGACTTCGGGCGCTTCAGCCGGCAGGTGCTGGAGCGGCGGGCCGCGCTGTGA
- the dnaK gene encoding molecular chaperone DnaK, with the protein MGKIIGIDLGTTNSVVAIMEGREPKVIVNEEGAPTTPSVVAFTKDGERLVGQVAKRQAITNPEHTVYSVKRFMGRRFEEISEESKLVPYKVARGTNGDARVDISGKQFSAPEISAQVLLKLKRAAENYLGEKVTEAVITVPAYFNDAQRQATKDAGEIAGLTVRRIVNEPTAAALAYGMDKKKDEKIAVYDFGGGTFDVSILEVGESVVDVLATNGDTHLGGDNIDLELMNWLISEFKKDTGLDVSKDKMVIQRLKEAAEKAKIELSSAMQTDINLPFLTADASGPKHLNVKLTRAKFEQMIGPLVERSLEPCRKCLKDAGLDPKDLNEVVLVGGTTRIPMVQEAVKRLFGKEPNRTVNPDEVVAVGAAVQAGVLSGEVKDILLLDVTPLSLGVETLGGVMTKLIERNTTIPTRKSETFSTAADGQTQVEIHVLQGEREMAGDNRSLGRFHLTGMPPAPRGVPQIEVTFDIDANGILNVNAKDKATGKETKVTISHSSGLSKDEVEKMVTDARANESADKARRELIEVKNQAESQSYAAEKMVKENKDKLTPEVAKAIEDGVAELNSVREGQDKDAIKAALDKLQQASFKAAEEMYRATGGAPGATPPPGGEPSAAPGSSAQPSAKDDVVDAEFRQS; encoded by the coding sequence GTGGGCAAGATTATCGGAATCGACCTGGGCACCACGAACAGCGTGGTGGCGATCATGGAGGGTCGCGAGCCCAAGGTCATCGTCAACGAAGAGGGTGCACCCACCACGCCGTCCGTGGTCGCGTTCACGAAGGATGGGGAGCGCCTGGTCGGTCAGGTGGCGAAGCGTCAGGCCATCACCAACCCGGAGCACACCGTCTATTCGGTGAAGCGCTTCATGGGCCGCCGGTTCGAGGAGATCTCCGAGGAGTCGAAGCTCGTCCCCTACAAGGTGGCCCGGGGCACCAACGGCGACGCGCGCGTGGACATCAGCGGCAAGCAGTTCAGCGCGCCGGAGATCAGCGCGCAGGTGCTGCTGAAGCTCAAGCGCGCCGCGGAGAACTACCTGGGTGAGAAGGTGACGGAGGCGGTCATCACCGTCCCGGCGTACTTCAACGACGCCCAGCGCCAGGCCACCAAGGACGCCGGTGAGATCGCCGGCCTCACGGTGCGCCGCATCGTGAACGAGCCCACCGCGGCCGCGCTCGCGTACGGCATGGACAAGAAGAAGGATGAGAAGATCGCCGTCTACGACTTCGGCGGCGGCACCTTCGACGTGTCCATCCTGGAAGTGGGCGAGAGCGTCGTGGACGTGCTGGCCACCAACGGTGACACGCACCTGGGCGGTGACAACATCGACCTGGAGCTCATGAACTGGCTGATCAGCGAGTTCAAGAAGGACACCGGGCTGGACGTCAGCAAGGACAAGATGGTCATCCAGCGCCTGAAGGAGGCGGCGGAGAAGGCCAAGATCGAACTGTCCAGCGCGATGCAGACGGACATCAACCTGCCGTTCCTCACGGCGGACGCTTCGGGTCCCAAGCACCTGAACGTGAAGCTCACGCGCGCCAAGTTCGAGCAGATGATCGGCCCCCTCGTGGAGCGCTCGCTGGAGCCGTGCCGCAAGTGTCTGAAGGACGCGGGGCTGGATCCGAAGGACCTCAACGAGGTCGTGCTCGTGGGCGGCACCACGCGCATCCCGATGGTGCAGGAGGCGGTGAAGCGGCTGTTCGGCAAGGAGCCCAACCGCACCGTGAACCCGGACGAGGTCGTGGCGGTGGGCGCCGCGGTGCAGGCCGGCGTGCTCTCCGGCGAGGTGAAGGACATCCTCCTGCTGGACGTGACGCCGCTGTCGCTGGGCGTGGAGACGCTGGGCGGCGTGATGACGAAGCTCATCGAGCGCAACACGACCATCCCCACGCGCAAGTCGGAGACCTTCTCCACGGCGGCGGACGGTCAGACGCAGGTGGAGATCCACGTGCTGCAGGGTGAGCGCGAGATGGCGGGCGACAACCGCAGCCTCGGCCGCTTCCACCTGACGGGCATGCCCCCGGCGCCGCGCGGCGTGCCGCAGATTGAGGTGACGTTCGACATCGACGCGAACGGCATCCTCAACGTCAACGCCAAGGACAAGGCGACGGGCAAGGAGACGAAGGTCACCATCAGCCACTCGTCCGGTCTGTCGAAGGACGAAGTGGAGAAGATGGTCACGGACGCTCGCGCCAATGAGTCCGCGGACAAGGCGCGCCGCGAGCTCATCGAGGTGAAGAACCAGGCGGAGAGCCAGTCCTACGCCGCGGAGAAGATGGTCAAGGAGAACAAGGACAAGCTCACCCCCGAGGTGGCGAAGGCCATCGAGGACGGTGTCGCGGAGCTGAACTCCGTCCGCGAGGGCCAGGACAAGGACGCCATCAAGGCGGCCCTGGACAAGCTCCAGCAGGCCAGCTTCAAGGCGGCGGAGGAGATGTACCGCGCCACCGGCGGCGCGCCGGGTGCCACGCCTCCTCCGGGTGGCGAGCCGTCCGCGGCGCCGGGCTCCAGCGCCCAGCCGTCCGCCAAGGACGACGTGGTGGACGCCGAGTTCCGCCAGTCGTAA